A window from Vicia villosa cultivar HV-30 ecotype Madison, WI unplaced genomic scaffold, Vvil1.0 ctg.000493F_1_1, whole genome shotgun sequence encodes these proteins:
- the LOC131628913 gene encoding GLABROUS1 enhancer-binding protein-like, whose translation MAPPKRLRITPLDDPPTAYSSDDDQPPSSKKPEDEVVDEEEVSEEGEETDQNEEDEEEEEGSSSEEEQVQPPSKNPPPSTPISNPKPESGSESESGAESGSESDSEQEPTPPNAKVKPLASKPMKAQPQAQSTPVPARSGTKRANENGSKPAKKKTIAAGGGGGSENEADGDGDVKMTGEDSKKMNPRVFTEEDEIAILKGLADFISKTGNDPMKDLVAFHRFVKKSIHGDATSEQLKRKVRGLKMKFKDGGSFTKEHDKRAFELSKKVWGNTEGNNGGNEGEENGKVNEKTPKSTKKEAPVRNNCSAKKEVVAKNGAGKDEGVVDKSLALSEMCKFGEAAGLSLLNKAMERGMGLLEESKADEFDERWRKVQIAEMELSVTRGQLLKDQIRIALEALKKKSIN comes from the coding sequence ATGGCACCACCAAAACGACTCCGCATCACTCCGCTCGATGATCCACCCACCGCCTACTCCTCCGATGACGACCAACCGCCTTCCTCCAAAAAGCCAGAAGATGAAGTAGTCGATGAAGAAGAAGTttcagaagaaggagaagaaactgatcagaatgaagaagatgaagaagaagaagaaggttctTCATCCGAAGAAGAACAAGTTCAACCTCCTTCCAAAAATCCTCCACCTTCTACCCCAATCTCAAACCCTAAACCCGAGTCCGGTTCCGAATCGGAGTCTGGTGCCGAATCCGGATCTGAATCTGATTCTGAACAAGAACCTACTCCACCTAACGCCAAAGTCAAGCCTCTCGCATCAAAGCCCATGAAAGCCCAACCACAAGCCCAATCTACTCCCGTACCGGCCAGATCTGGAACAAAGCGTGCCAACGAAAACGGTTCCAAACCTGCTAAGAAGAAAACAATCGCCGCTGGCGGCGGTGGTGGTTCTGAGAACGAAGCGGATGGAGACGGTGACGTGAAAATGACCGGGGAAGACTCTAAGAAGATGAATCCGAGAGTCTTCACTGAAGAAGATGAGATTGCCATTCTGAAAGGTCTCGCTGACTTCATTTCCAAAACTGGTAATGATCCGATGAAGGACCTGGTGGCATTTCATAGGTTTGTGAAGAAATCTATTCATGGTGATGCGACTAGCGAACAGCTGAAGCGGAAGGTTCGtggtttgaagatgaagttcaaagACGGTGGTAGTTTTACTAAAGAGCATGATAAGAGAGCTTTTGAACTTTCCAAAAAGGTTTGGGGCAATACTGAAGGCAATAATGGAGGCAATGAAGGGGAAGAAAATGGGAAAGTGAATGAGAAAACTCCGAAGAGTACTAAGAAGGAAGCTCCTGTGAGAAACAATTGTTCTGCTAAGAAAGAAGTAGTTGCCAAGAATGGTGCTGGAAAAGATGAGGGTGTTGTTGATAAAAGCTTGGCTTTGAGTGAAATGTGTAAATTTGGTGAAGCTGCGGGGTTATCCTTGTTGAACAAGGCTATGGAGAGGGGAATGGGATTGTTGGAGGAGTCTAAGGCTGATGAGTTTGATGAGAGATGGAGAAAGGTTCAAATTGCGGAGATGGAACTGTCTGTGACTCGAGGGCAACTGCTCAAGGATCAGATTAGGATAGCATTGGAGGCGTTGAAGAAGAAGTCTATCAATTAG